GCCTGGTTCTCCGCGTAGATCACACCTGAGGCGTCGATCCACGCCGACGCGATGATCGACGACGCCCCGACCACGAGATCGAACAGGATCGAGGACTTCGTCGGAGCGGCCGGAACGAACGCGAGGTTCGCCGGGTGATCGGTCGAGACACACGCGGGTGCGAGCACTTCGTTCCAGATCCGCAGAGCTTCGTCCCCCCCGAGGCCACCGGGGGTGATCGTCGTGCCCGCCGCGGCGGTCAGCTCTTCGAGCGAGCGGGGGTGATCCAGCGGCTGTGGCTGGGAGATCCGCTCGCGGATCGACGCGTCGATCTCACGGGACAGCGCGTCGATCTCGCCCGTGTAGCGGTGCACGCTCCTATGAAGAGAGCTCGCTGCAGAACTCGCCGAACGCCTCGACGTAAGTCCGGATGTCGGACTCGGAGTGCTGGACCGACAGGGTCCACTGCTCCTCGTCGCCGGGGGTCATGAAGATGCCTCGGTTGACCATCCAGGGGAACGACGCGTAGTAGATCTCGGTGTTCGTCTCGAGGAAGTCGCGGTAGTTGCGCAACGGCTCGGCTCGGTACGACACGCAGCCCTTGCATCCGAGGTCGACCGTGTGGCCGGGGATGCCCGCTTCGTCGAGCGCCCGCTGGCAGCCCTCTGCGAGCATCGTTCCGAGCTTGCCCATGTGTTCGTAGGCATCTTTGGTCAGGACCTCGCGCAGTGCCGCGACGCCGCCGGCGCAGGTGAGCGGGTTGCCGTTGTAGGTGCCGATCTGCGCCGCCCCGTGTTCGATCGTGTCCATGATCTCGCGCTGCCCGCCGAACGCGCCGGACACGAGACCGCCGCCGATCGACTTGGCCCACGCCGACAGGTGCGGTTGGGTCCCGAAGCGTTCCGCGGCGCCGCCATGTGCGATCGTGGCACCGCACTTGACCTCGTCGAAGATCAGGACGACGCCTGCGGCCTCACACAGGTCCTTGAGTCCCTGCAGGTAGCCCGGTTCGGGAACGACGATGCCGATGTTCATCATCACCGGCTCGAGGATCATGCAGCCGATCTCGTCGCCGAACTCGTCCAGCATCTTCTTAGTGGCCTCGAGATCGTTGAAGGGAACGACCTTGACGCGCTCGGCCATCTCGGGCGGGATCCCCTTCGACATCGGGGTCGACGCGGGGAGGTCGCGGCCGCCCATCATGTCCGAGTTCGGGACGACCGAGAACATCACGGCGTCGTGGTGCCCGTGATAGCTGCCTTCGATCTTCAGGATCGTGTACTTGCCTGTGTACGCGCGTGCGACGCGGATCGCGTCGGCGGTCGCCTCGGTCCCGGATTGGGTCAGGCGGACCATGTCGCAGTTGAATCGTTCCGCCAGCGCTTCGGCGTACTCGACGGTGACCTCGGTCGGAGCGGCGAAGTGGGTGCCGAGCTTCGCCTGCTTCTCGATCGCTTCGACGATCTTCGGGTGTGCGTGACCCACTGCCATCGATCCGAACCCGTTGTGGAAGTCGAGGCGCTCGGTGCCGTCGACGTCCCAGACCTTCGGGCCTTTCCCGTGCGAGAGGTAGATCGGATAGGGGTCGTTCGCCTGGAACGTGGACGGAACCCCGTACGGCAGGACTTTGTGCGCGCGCTCGTACAGCGCCGCGGACTTGGAGGTGCTGGCCAGGAGCTTCTCGGTTTCGCTCCCGGCGATCTCCCGTGCTTTGGCGTTCAGGCGTTCGACGTCCACGTGGTATCACCCTCCCGTTCGTGGCAGTTGAGGGTACCCGCGACCCCGGGCCGCGGCAAGGTCCGTGACCGCAGTCGCCGGCCTCTCACCTGGGGGTTTCGTCGTGATCGATGGCTTGGACGAGCCCGATGTTCAGCGGTAGTTCGTGAACTGCAGGGGGAGGCCGAAGTCCTGGTCCTTCAGCGCTGCGATCGCTGCCTGCAGGTCGTCCCGCTTCTTCCCGGTGACGCGGACCTGGTCGCCCATGATCTGGCTCTGGACTTTGATCCCGCTGCCCTTGAGCGCCTTCACGATCGCCTTGGCCTTGTCCTCCGGGATACCGGTGGTGATCGTGACCTTCTGCCGAGAATGACCCTTGGCGGCCGACTCGACCGGGCCCTCCTGCAGCGCCTTGAGGGAGATCTTGCGCTTGACGGCCTTGTCTTTCACGACACCGAGCGCGGCGACCAGGCGGTCCTCGGTCGAGGACTCGAGCTGGACCGTGGTGTCGTCCTCGAGCTTCACG
The sequence above is a segment of the Actinomycetota bacterium genome. Coding sequences within it:
- a CDS encoding YajQ family cyclic di-GMP-binding protein, which translates into the protein MASSSSFDVVSEVELPEITNAVDQAAREIAQRFDFKNTETTVKLEDDTTVQLESSTEDRLVAALGVVKDKAVKRKISLKALQEGPVESAAKGHSRQKVTITTGIPEDKAKAIVKALKGSGIKVQSQIMGDQVRVTGKKRDDLQAAIAALKDQDFGLPLQFTNYR
- a CDS encoding aspartate aminotransferase family protein, whose product is MDVERLNAKAREIAGSETEKLLASTSKSAALYERAHKVLPYGVPSTFQANDPYPIYLSHGKGPKVWDVDGTERLDFHNGFGSMAVGHAHPKIVEAIEKQAKLGTHFAAPTEVTVEYAEALAERFNCDMVRLTQSGTEATADAIRVARAYTGKYTILKIEGSYHGHHDAVMFSVVPNSDMMGGRDLPASTPMSKGIPPEMAERVKVVPFNDLEATKKMLDEFGDEIGCMILEPVMMNIGIVVPEPGYLQGLKDLCEAAGVVLIFDEVKCGATIAHGGAAERFGTQPHLSAWAKSIGGGLVSGAFGGQREIMDTIEHGAAQIGTYNGNPLTCAGGVAALREVLTKDAYEHMGKLGTMLAEGCQRALDEAGIPGHTVDLGCKGCVSYRAEPLRNYRDFLETNTEIYYASFPWMVNRGIFMTPGDEEQWTLSVQHSESDIRTYVEAFGEFCSELSS